From one Butyricimonas faecihominis genomic stretch:
- a CDS encoding DUF5106 domain-containing protein, which yields MSKSRIVRVWIAVACLSLVISACSSSPKKQGKEEPKNTEIKSFQAPEIPPVYTDQRERAKYLVTHYWDKFNFADTSLIRMPEITEQAFVDFLQVLPYVSYTDAEKEISGMLDKAFSADTLMFAYFTVLYDKYLYNPNSPMLNEEFYIPVLKYIVNSERVGEIDKMRPAFRLEMALKNRVGNPATDFTYTLPSGKKGKLSGINADYTILFFNNPDCNACRAIKAEVEASGVVKNLLNVKVQGNRKKLVFLSVFPDPELEVWRRMLPEQPKEWMCTYDDGQVITKERLYDLRAIPTFYLLDREKRVLLKDAPFRVIEAYLEERL from the coding sequence ATGAGTAAGAGTAGGATCGTTCGGGTTTGGATTGCTGTCGCGTGTTTATCGCTAGTAATCTCCGCTTGTTCTTCTTCCCCTAAAAAACAGGGAAAAGAGGAACCTAAAAATACAGAAATCAAATCATTTCAGGCACCGGAAATTCCACCTGTTTACACCGACCAGCGGGAGCGGGCGAAATACTTGGTGACTCATTACTGGGATAAGTTTAATTTTGCCGATACTTCCTTGATCCGGATGCCAGAGATCACGGAACAGGCTTTCGTGGACTTCTTGCAGGTGTTGCCTTATGTCTCGTATACCGATGCCGAGAAAGAGATTTCCGGGATGTTGGATAAGGCATTTTCGGCTGATACGCTGATGTTTGCTTATTTTACGGTGTTGTATGATAAATATCTTTATAACCCGAATTCCCCGATGTTGAACGAGGAATTTTATATTCCCGTGCTGAAATATATTGTGAATTCCGAACGGGTGGGAGAGATAGATAAAATGCGTCCCGCTTTTCGGCTGGAGATGGCGCTAAAGAATCGGGTGGGGAATCCGGCAACCGATTTCACCTATACATTACCTTCCGGGAAGAAAGGGAAGTTGTCGGGCATAAACGCGGATTACACGATTCTCTTCTTCAATAATCCCGATTGTAATGCCTGCCGGGCCATTAAGGCCGAGGTGGAGGCATCCGGGGTGGTGAAGAACTTGTTGAATGTCAAAGTACAGGGAAACCGGAAGAAACTGGTATTCTTATCTGTTTTCCCTGATCCCGAGCTGGAAGTATGGCGGCGAATGTTGCCGGAACAACCGAAAGAATGGATGTGTACTTATGATGACGGTCAAGTGATCACGAAGGAACGCCTCTATGATTTGCGGGCGATCCCGACATTCTATTTGTTGGATCGAGAGAAACGGGTTTTGTTGAAGGATGCTCCCTTTCGGGTAATTGAGGCCTATTTGGAGGAGAGGTTGTAA
- a CDS encoding DJ-1/PfpI family protein: MAKKVAVLAVNPVNGFGLFQYLETFFENGISYKVFAVAETKEIKTNSGIALVADDVIAHLKGHEDEFDALVFGCGDAVPKFGENAGKPYNQDMLTVIKAFGEKGKIMIGHCAAAMMFDSVGIATGKKVAVHPLAKPAIQHAKATDEKSEIDGNFYTAQTENTIWTMMPEVIAALKE, from the coding sequence ATGGCAAAAAAAGTAGCCGTATTGGCAGTTAACCCGGTAAACGGGTTCGGTTTGTTCCAGTATCTGGAAACATTTTTCGAAAATGGCATTTCCTATAAAGTATTTGCAGTGGCAGAAACGAAAGAAATCAAGACGAATTCCGGCATTGCCCTCGTGGCAGATGACGTGATTGCTCACTTGAAAGGACACGAGGACGAGTTCGACGCTCTTGTGTTCGGCTGTGGTGACGCTGTACCTAAATTCGGGGAAAACGCCGGAAAGCCTTACAACCAAGATATGTTGACCGTGATCAAAGCTTTCGGGGAAAAGGGTAAAATCATGATCGGCCACTGCGCCGCCGCCATGATGTTCGACTCCGTGGGCATCGCCACCGGAAAGAAAGTCGCCGTTCACCCCCTCGCCAAACCGGCCATCCAACATGCAAAAGCCACCGACGAGAAATCCGAGATCGACGGCAATTTCTATACCGCTCAAACGGAAAACACGATCTGGACCATGATGCCGGAAGTGATTGCGGCGCTGAAGGAATAA
- a CDS encoding winged helix-turn-helix transcriptional regulator, with the protein MENFYTNDNCPIRDVLSRLGDKWSMLVLVTLNANGTMRFCDVHKAIADISQRMLTVTLRTLEADGLISRKVYAEVPPRVEYRLTELGESLMPRVQMLVDWALEHMGEIMKHREVMVK; encoded by the coding sequence ATGGAAAATTTTTACACGAACGATAATTGTCCCATTCGTGATGTTTTGAGTCGCTTGGGTGACAAATGGTCAATGCTCGTCCTCGTGACGTTGAATGCGAACGGAACCATGCGATTCTGTGATGTTCATAAAGCGATTGCCGACATTTCCCAGCGTATGCTGACGGTCACCCTGCGGACGTTGGAGGCCGACGGGCTAATTTCGCGGAAGGTATATGCCGAGGTACCGCCGCGGGTGGAATATCGGCTCACGGAGCTGGGTGAAAGCTTGATGCCGCGGGTGCAGATGCTGGTGGATTGGGCATTGGAACATATGGGTGAAATCATGAAACATCGGGAAGTGATGGTAAAATAA
- a CDS encoding heavy metal translocating P-type ATPase, whose product MKKYSAELISFGLLVCGIGLSWGNVAWFQTEIVRFVWYLVAFIPVGFPVLKEAVECLREKEYFNEFMLMSLAAIGAFYIGEYPEGVAVMLFYSIGEKFQDSAVSRARSNIRALLDVRPEQATVIRDGQEKIEKPEQVRVGEIIEIKVGERVPLDGIMLGDVAAFNTAALTGESVPRNIRTGEDVLAGMIVTDRVVRVKVTKPYDQSALARILEMVQNASERKAPAELFIRKFARIYTPVVTGLAVLIVLVPWIVSWVQPDFSFVLNDWLYRALVFLVISCPCALVVSIPLGYFGGIGAASRQGILFKGGNYLDAITKINTVVFDKTGTLTKGVFEVQQVHVREGFTEEEVVRTIASVESRSNHPIAKAVEQYAKSRQISIRRDVEVSELAGYGLKTLVDGQEVLVGNTRLLEKYGISFPSELTGVPETLVVCAVNGEYVGHLLLADTVKEDAKEAVAALKKLNIDNIQILSGDKQTIVSKLAGYLGVDEAYGDLLPEDKVAHVEALKSDPGRRVAFVGDGINDAPVLALSDVGVAMGGLGSDAAIEIADVVLQTDQPGRLAMAIRIGKETRRIIWQNITLAFGVKLIVLVLGAGGLATMWEAVFADVGVALLAILNAIRIQKRAR is encoded by the coding sequence ATGAAAAAATATAGTGCAGAATTGATTTCTTTCGGGTTGCTGGTTTGCGGAATCGGTTTATCTTGGGGGAATGTCGCTTGGTTTCAGACGGAAATCGTGCGATTTGTATGGTATTTGGTCGCTTTTATTCCGGTAGGGTTTCCCGTGTTGAAAGAGGCCGTGGAGTGCTTGCGGGAAAAGGAGTACTTTAACGAATTCATGTTGATGTCACTGGCAGCCATCGGGGCCTTTTATATCGGGGAGTACCCGGAAGGCGTGGCCGTGATGTTATTTTATTCCATCGGTGAGAAATTCCAAGATAGTGCGGTGAGCCGGGCCCGGTCGAATATCCGGGCTTTACTTGATGTACGTCCGGAGCAGGCGACGGTTATTCGTGACGGGCAAGAAAAGATCGAGAAACCGGAACAAGTTCGTGTCGGGGAGATCATCGAGATCAAGGTAGGGGAACGGGTACCCTTGGACGGGATCATGCTGGGTGACGTGGCGGCTTTTAACACGGCGGCTTTGACCGGGGAGAGCGTGCCTCGGAACATCCGCACGGGAGAGGATGTGCTGGCGGGAATGATCGTGACCGACCGGGTTGTGCGGGTGAAGGTGACGAAGCCCTATGATCAGAGTGCTCTGGCCCGGATTCTGGAAATGGTACAGAACGCCTCCGAGCGTAAAGCTCCTGCGGAACTTTTTATCCGGAAGTTTGCCCGGATCTACACGCCCGTGGTCACGGGGTTGGCCGTGTTGATCGTGCTGGTTCCTTGGATCGTGTCGTGGGTACAACCGGACTTCTCTTTCGTGCTGAATGATTGGTTGTACCGGGCGCTCGTGTTTCTGGTAATATCCTGCCCGTGTGCGCTGGTGGTCAGTATCCCGCTGGGGTATTTCGGGGGAATCGGGGCGGCATCCCGGCAGGGAATTCTCTTTAAAGGGGGAAACTACTTGGATGCAATCACGAAGATTAACACGGTTGTATTCGATAAGACCGGGACGTTGACGAAGGGAGTGTTCGAGGTGCAGCAAGTACACGTCCGGGAGGGTTTTACCGAAGAGGAGGTTGTGCGAACAATTGCCTCTGTCGAGAGCCGGAGCAATCACCCGATAGCCAAGGCGGTCGAGCAGTATGCTAAATCCCGGCAAATCTCCATCCGGCGTGACGTGGAGGTCTCCGAGCTGGCAGGCTACGGATTGAAGACACTCGTTGATGGGCAGGAGGTACTGGTAGGAAATACTCGTTTGTTGGAGAAGTACGGGATCTCGTTCCCGTCCGAGCTGACCGGGGTTCCCGAAACGCTTGTCGTGTGTGCGGTAAATGGCGAGTACGTCGGTCACTTGTTGCTGGCGGACACCGTGAAAGAAGATGCTAAAGAAGCCGTTGCAGCATTAAAAAAATTAAATATTGATAATATTCAGATATTATCGGGAGATAAACAAACAATTGTTTCTAAATTAGCAGGGTATTTGGGCGTGGACGAGGCCTACGGGGATTTGTTGCCCGAGGACAAAGTGGCGCACGTGGAGGCATTGAAGAGCGATCCGGGAAGGCGTGTTGCTTTCGTGGGTGACGGGATTAATGATGCCCCGGTGCTTGCCCTGAGCGACGTGGGAGTTGCCATGGGGGGCTTGGGAAGTGACGCTGCGATTGAGATTGCGGATGTGGTTCTCCAGACGGATCAGCCCGGTCGGTTGGCCATGGCGATCCGGATCGGGAAAGAGACCCGCCGGATCATCTGGCAGAACATCACGCTGGCTTTCGGGGTGAAATTGATCGTGTTGGTACTGGGTGCCGGGGGACTCGCCACCATGTGGGAGGCCGTGTTTGCCGATGTCGGGGTAGCCTTGTTGGCAATTTTGAATGCGATAAGAATACAGAAACGAGCAAGATAG
- a CDS encoding Fur family transcriptional regulator translates to MDEKVYLEKLEKREIKPTAMRLLILKAMTRFTRAFSLLDLETELDTVDKSTIFRTINLFLDHHLIHVIDDGSGSLKYSVCSNECTCSIDDLHAHFYCRNCHKTFCLRKIHVPTVALPGDFTLESINYVLKGLCAECSSRVES, encoded by the coding sequence ATGGACGAGAAGGTATATTTGGAAAAACTGGAAAAGCGGGAGATCAAGCCGACGGCCATGCGGCTGTTGATTCTGAAAGCGATGACTCGCTTTACCCGGGCGTTTAGCCTACTGGACCTAGAGACGGAATTGGATACCGTGGATAAATCGACGATATTCCGGACGATTAATCTGTTTTTGGATCATCACTTGATTCACGTGATTGATGACGGTTCCGGTTCGTTGAAATATTCGGTATGCAGTAATGAATGTACCTGTTCTATCGATGATCTTCACGCTCATTTCTATTGCCGGAATTGCCATAAGACCTTTTGTTTAAGAAAAATTCACGTGCCCACGGTGGCCTTGCCCGGCGATTTTACGTTAGAAAGTATAAACTACGTGTTGAAGGGGTTATGTGCCGAATGTTCTTCACGGGTGGAATCGTAA
- a CDS encoding heavy-metal-associated domain-containing protein, with amino-acid sequence MKTSKFKTTAKCGGCVAKIGETLDKVVARDQWNIDLSTPDRVLTITSDLSDDRVIELVKEAGFKAEKLG; translated from the coding sequence ATGAAAACAAGTAAATTCAAAACCACCGCCAAATGTGGCGGATGCGTTGCCAAGATCGGTGAAACGCTGGATAAAGTAGTCGCTCGTGACCAATGGAATATCGATCTCTCCACTCCCGACCGGGTGTTGACGATTACTTCCGATTTGTCAGATGACCGGGTAATCGAGCTGGTAAAAGAGGCCGGGTTTAAGGCTGAGAAATTGGGATAA
- a CDS encoding DNA cytosine methyltransferase, with the protein MPIHNFGSVCSGIEAASFTLTPLGVNPLWLSEIAEYPKRFLELQYPEHPNLGDMTNIPEMIQNAQIPTPDLLVGGTPCQAFSLAGWRNGVNDERGQLTLKYIDIIDAIDEKREECGEGRAVFFWENVEGALTDKTNAFGCFLAGLAGLDEPVKVSKFKSSGILHGPIRNIAWRVLDAKYFGVPQQRKRVYVLGGGLDFHPENVLFEIGHQFQDPYKLREPRQQVVMNLFGEQEPEINQDVIRELRREINGHDIEVFRCYSDCLYAAYGTKWNGNAAAFNGSLFISQNGRLRRLTPIECERLMGFPDDYTAIASPRLTNRYQATGNSWAVPVIRWIMNRLLAEVNDNNHIAHIELPTPSIINENYTLYLLDEFTYVGGQYLNASTSCYDFVLTNMLDIVDTNPDEKLYISQAGCAGILRRKREHNAGMNPRLEVVLKNCSQ; encoded by the coding sequence ATGCCCATACATAATTTTGGAAGTGTTTGTTCTGGTATTGAAGCTGCAAGTTTTACTCTTACACCTTTAGGAGTAAATCCCTTGTGGCTATCTGAAATAGCAGAATACCCGAAGAGATTTTTAGAGCTACAATACCCGGAACATCCAAATCTTGGAGATATGACCAATATCCCCGAGATGATTCAAAATGCCCAAATCCCGACTCCGGACTTATTGGTAGGCGGAACCCCTTGTCAAGCCTTTTCTCTTGCTGGATGGCGGAATGGGGTCAATGACGAAAGAGGTCAACTTACTCTTAAATACATTGATATAATTGATGCTATAGATGAAAAACGAGAGGAATGTGGAGAAGGACGTGCCGTCTTTTTCTGGGAAAACGTGGAAGGTGCATTAACGGATAAAACCAACGCATTTGGATGCTTTTTAGCCGGATTGGCAGGCCTTGACGAGCCTGTAAAAGTGTCAAAATTTAAATCATCAGGCATTCTTCATGGTCCTATTAGAAATATAGCTTGGAGAGTTCTTGATGCCAAGTATTTTGGCGTACCACAACAACGTAAAAGGGTTTATGTATTAGGTGGCGGTCTTGACTTTCATCCCGAAAATGTCCTATTCGAAATAGGACATCAATTTCAAGACCCTTACAAATTGCGAGAACCTCGCCAACAAGTAGTAATGAATTTATTTGGCGAACAAGAACCAGAGATAAATCAGGATGTAATTCGTGAACTTCGTAGAGAAATAAATGGTCATGACATTGAAGTTTTCAGATGTTACTCTGACTGCTTATATGCAGCATACGGTACAAAATGGAATGGCAATGCGGCTGCCTTCAATGGCTCTTTGTTTATTTCTCAAAATGGTCGACTAAGACGCCTTACTCCTATTGAGTGTGAAAGACTTATGGGTTTTCCTGATGATTATACAGCCATTGCTAGCCCTCGTTTAACCAATAGATATCAAGCAACAGGAAATTCTTGGGCTGTACCTGTAATCAGATGGATAATGAACAGATTACTGGCAGAGGTAAATGATAATAACCATATAGCTCATATTGAATTACCAACTCCAAGTATTATAAATGAAAATTACACTCTATACTTGCTTGACGAATTCACATATGTTGGAGGACAATATCTAAATGCATCTACTTCGTGCTATGATTTTGTTCTAACCAATATGCTTGACATTGTAGATACTAACCCAGATGAAAAACTTTATATTTCCCAAGCTGGATGTGCAGGCATTCTAAGAAGGAAACGTGAACATAATGCAGGAATGAATCCAAGATTAGAAGTCGTATTAAAGAACTGCTCTCAATAA
- a CDS encoding helix-turn-helix domain-containing protein, producing MDLRLKEILAQRGITLKEFAQSSGISQSNLSNYLNGNISPTLDTLKKIATNLNVDVVELFREKDEVEIYAKYDGILYPINKSDILDIISKKSK from the coding sequence ATGGATTTGAGATTAAAGGAAATACTTGCCCAAAGAGGAATTACACTAAAAGAGTTCGCTCAAAGTTCTGGTATTAGCCAGTCAAATTTGAGCAATTATCTCAATGGAAATATCTCACCGACTTTAGACACTCTAAAGAAAATCGCCACGAATTTGAACGTGGATGTGGTTGAACTTTTTCGTGAAAAGGATGAAGTTGAGATTTATGCAAAGTATGATGGGATTTTATATCCAATCAACAAAAGTGATATTTTAGACATAATTTCAAAAAAGAGTAAATAA
- a CDS encoding phage holin family protein, which yields MIMEFLKTGDFSMILTRVYVILAMWAIMCIGVCMDLWAGVNSARARGEVINSGGFRRTIGKLGDYWRIQVMALIFDVIGSCIPWYEYPYASMIVTAAIVLIEGRSVWENERAKKGNVAKLPAAIRDIINCTTAKSAEELLKKIKELDDGQKAT from the coding sequence ATGATAATGGAGTTTTTAAAAACGGGAGATTTTTCAATGATCTTGACAAGGGTGTACGTTATCCTTGCGATGTGGGCGATCATGTGTATCGGGGTTTGTATGGACTTGTGGGCGGGGGTGAATAGTGCTAGGGCTAGGGGAGAAGTGATAAACTCGGGTGGGTTCCGGCGGACGATCGGGAAACTGGGGGATTATTGGCGGATACAGGTGATGGCGTTGATTTTTGACGTGATCGGGAGTTGTATCCCGTGGTATGAATATCCTTATGCCTCGATGATCGTGACGGCGGCGATCGTGCTGATCGAGGGACGGAGCGTGTGGGAGAACGAGCGGGCGAAAAAGGGAAACGTGGCGAAGTTGCCGGCAGCGATCCGGGATATTATCAATTGCACGACGGCGAAGAGTGCCGAGGAGTTGTTGAAAAAGATAAAAGAACTGGATGATGGACAAAAGGCAACTTAG